One Zingiber officinale cultivar Zhangliang chromosome 10B, Zo_v1.1, whole genome shotgun sequence genomic window, cagcaacttggctcgatcaatttgtagttggtcgaaggtctttttaaatataatgttgaccgagctgcctgtatcaatgaaaatacggtgaatagtataattagctattaccgctttgatgatgagggcgtcgtcatgtggcacgtcgactccctcaaggtccctgggcccgaagctaatTTCGGGTTCGCTtgcccgttcttgactgcagccgaccacatggatctgaagctgcctgacacttgccttccttgctctgttggagtcacctccggtcggccagccagcgatgatgttgatttcgccgcgggacgtgttgcttctattttcttcctcccgtgcagACGGCCTAGGCCCGCTCCTTAgatacccggggattgtcctcgtgcctctgaggatgataccgctcAGGAGACTGTCGTCGATCGGCTTCAtggtgtcgctgtcgcctgttggatgatggcgatcgacggtagCCACTCGGGGGAACgaggtgggcgatcaggggaaggcttcggcaatctcttgtgttatgcgtgtcggtccagtggaacgagcaaaacatgggggtccataccttcttttttgtttgggccgctcggcggatacctcttggatggcgtgggatcttgcatgttgctgagggcgggctgcttcagctcgcggtcctctgggcggctggtggccagtgagaggcttccgctcggcaggggctgaccgctcggttggagcttctttccttcgggccgcctgggcttcctccacattaatgtactcattggcccggtgtaacatatgatcatagtctcggggcggctttcgaataagtgagcggaagaagtcaccgtccacgaggccttgcgtgaacgtattcatcattgtttctgaggtggccgttggaatatccatggccaccctattgaatcgctggatgtaagctcgcagcgactccctgggctcttgtttgatggcgaatagactgacactagtcttctggtaacgccgactgcttgcaaaatggtggaggaaggccgtgcggaactccttgaaacttgtaatggatccgtccggcagcctccaaaaccaccgttgcgccgatcccgagagggtggtaaggaacacccgacactttactccatctgtgtattgatgtagggtagctgtgttgtcgaacttacccagatggtcgtccgggtcggtggttccgttgtattccccgatcgccggtggaacataatgctttggcagagggtcccgcaggatgacctctgaaaattgccggttgatccgctcgggggaggcgtctgTTCGGGGAGCTTTGCCTTTTCTGTAGTCTTGcctgggcgcctcgtcggatgaagatcctcgatcaaggtTAGCGGGTGCGATTTCAGGAagcgtacggaatagggcccgatgaaatggaaccgtggccggcggtgcttccgctcggcctcccgacgcggacgttgcttgttgctccatccgctcagcttgcgccttctgtttctgttgctccacgagcctagctgctcttgcctcaattagagcgtcgagctcctcttgggagagcatcacggtgtgcggtcgtccagcttcgtccatctcttcagctcggatgcaggtgcgttcccacagacggcgccaattaaTTTGATCCTGCCCGAATGCCGAATCgatggacactgggcacgtggcgctcttcgaaCTAGTGACGTGGATCCCTGACCGGCtgtatggatctccggcgaacctgcaaagaagtcgggccggggaggggttcccgacgacgaccctccgacgctcaagtcaggcaagaggaaaatgcaGAGGTGACTTTGAATAtgagagaatgcgtacctccgtcgaagtttaagggctcttatatagagctatggggaggcttatgtacacctaccgaggcgtacacgtgtcctttaccataccatAGTATGAGCTTCACAGAGaaacatgcctgacaccatactgctacagtccaaaaACCTTTCTGATGGGACGGTAGAACCTTCCATCATAAGATTATGCGTATaacttggtcgtcgaacatgcctgttgtcagaagatgttccccaatgtccccttgtccttttgtctcttctttccCTGCGCCGAGCACCCACCCGCTCGGCAGCCACGTTATCGTTCCGACCGGGGGGCTTCCCGGTCGCGTGCTCGGCTTGGCTGAGACTGTTCACAACATTGCTGTTTTTATGCCTTGGccaagcgggtagcccgctcggtaatcaccatgagcgtcggagacccgactccttgTCGGATTGTCTTTGATTCTGTtctgacccgttcggccggtcgaccctACTTCTCTCCGATCGGccgtttgacttttgacctccacgtagcgttgactcccctcaaagggggtcccctgtccttatcgccggatcaaaaattattttaaaatggtcTGAATTATGCTAAAGTTAGGGGTGTCAAATTAGGTCTAGGATAGAGATTTTTGGATTTGAGTCATATTCATTTTAGAGGATTTTTAAGTtagagatttttaaatttaagttttagttaatttttttagggttaaattaaattttatttaaaaaattaaaattaaattattcgaACGATTGGTTGGATTTTGATTTAGGCTTTCGAATTGTATTGAGTTTAGATCGggttcaaattaaattttttatatattattttcaaTCCAAATCTAATCGATCCGATCCACTGAATTAATATTATTACAATGGATATACTCATAACTCATAACTgctttaataatattaaaataaaaaatagaaggatACTTTTTTATTTCGTCGCCAGGGTTGCACGATGCATTTGTGGCTCATTTTTCCCGCCATCATTTCCCGCCACGAGGCTGCACTGCGCTACAAAAGGCCCGGAGAGAGGAGTCGTCGGCGAGCAACGGAGTGggagagatggagaagaagagttcgGGAGGAGGGGCGAAGGCTGCACCGACGGGCTGCTTCAAGTGCGGGGGTACGGGGCACTGGTCGCGCGACTGTCCTTCGTCTTCTTCAAACCACGATGGGCCTAGCCCTAATCTCGTCGCTACTCAGCCTCTCAGTAAGGCCTCGGCGGTCACCAAATCCTCCATGAAGAAGGCTCCGAGAACGAGGCCCAAGCTCACCCCGCAGATCTTGCTCTCGGAGGACGGCCTTGGTTATGTTCTTCGCCATTTCCCTCGCGCCTTCAAGTACCGCGGCCGCGGCCATGAAGTAAAAAGAACATTCTATTTACTCTCTTTTTTCTTtggttcattttttttcttgaaatcgTTACTTGCTCTCCCTAGCTGAGATCTTAGACGAATGATTGCCTTACTGCCTTATCCTTCTTTTCCATTTATTTTTGTGTTTCAACTAATGGACAAAATTTCTGATATTAATGATTTCATTCTTATTTCACCTTTCCCTGTTGATATGCGATGAATTATTCTTCTCAAATTTGGAATTTGGATAACAGAGTTTTGGGAATTTTGAGCTATTTGAGATGCCCTTTTGCATTATTTGTTGCTACTCTCAAATTATAACTCAGTTATTGTAGATGTCAACGTGAAACAATTTGATTCTGGTCAAAAAGTAAAATTTGTGTGGGGATTTTTCATGAAAGAAAGGGGTTCAaatatcttcttctttttctgaGACTTAGGTAATTAAGATACATTCTACTTTCTCCAGGCTGCTGATCTTGGTAACTTGATTGGCCTTTATTCACAATGGCATTCTCAGTTGATCCCGTACTATTCCTTTGATCAGTTCGTTCGCAAGGTTGAGCAAGTTGGTGCCACCAAACGAGTTACGGTAAGTTAATTATCCTGTATAAATTATAaagtgaagtttttttttttatagtgagtTGTACTTTTACTGAGTGACGTCTAAAATTGAATGGTTAAGATAAAGCAGAACCACTAGATTTTTCCTATGTTAAGGCACTTGGTGTATGTGCTTTACAAAGCGAAGCCTACTGGAACACCTTAAATCTAATCTGGTGTGCTTTAGCAGTGTTCACATAGATGAGTGCCTCATGAGAAGCACTAGGCAAGCAGTTGAACACCTAGGCACTCACCTCGATTAAAGAATACTTCAACTGCCTTGTAAGGATTAAGACTGATGGGGGTTACTATTTTAGATGTTGGTAAAAACAGCTGATGCATTTGACTCTCTATGTTCACAAGATTGTGTTGTTCCATACTTTTTTCAATATAAACAAGAGATGTTGTAAGAtataaagattattacaattttgaGCTCAATGTTTCTTTACATGTTCAAAATGTGGAATATTGATTATCTTCATCTTGCCCTTTTTGCTTTTCCTTCTCAAATGGTTACTTACATTTGCACAAATTTATCATGATTAGTCTAAGACATCAATGTTTTGTATAAACTATTCCAATCCATTTTTAACTTCATGTGATTTTAGTTCATCCACACAGAATATAAAATATGCAAATATATATGTTTTACAAGTAATGATGAGGCTACTTGAAAGttttgctaatttttttttttccatttcaacTATGATGTCAATAGTTATTCTGTCTAAACCCCATGAAAAATCTTAAGAATTGAACAACAACTAAAAATGCTAAATATTGTAGGTAGTAGAAAAAGTAGTTTGAAACTTCATTAATCTGGATTAGATTTTGGGACAATAACATGACTTTTCGAGGATAGAATGATGAAAGAATAGATTTGGAATATAGATACGAATAGTATTAATCCAACGTGACTTTGATGACTACTGAGATTACGGATGTGGAAAATACATTTCAATATGAGCAATTTGAGTGATGTGTTGAACACGAGAGATCGTCAACATAAGGAAAACACTTTATTCTTAACAGACTAAGGTAGCTAAAATAAGGATGGAAATTTTGTCAACAAAGCCGTCATACTTCATATAGTGAAGTTAGGTATTAGAAGTTATAAAAGTGTTCCTCAAAATTCTTAATTCTGTTTGAGAGCCTAACTTTAGATAACGGCTAATATATAAACGAGTGAGATGAGATAAGCTCTTGTTAACAATAATGAGTTCAAGAAGAAAAActgtaaatatttttttcactagCTGTGAAATGTACACTATCATGATTACACTAAACACATAAAATCATTGCAAGTTAGAAACTGTAATGTTTTATAGATTTGATTGAACAAGATAAAAGCTTTTAAGAATGTAAATAGACATGTGGACTTTGatggacatttttttttttttttgggtggaGGGACAGGGGCGTAGCCACCTTAAGGAGAGGGGGTGCGACCGCCCCCTctcaaaatttattattataataataatttatttatttgaaagtCCTTATCGTCACTTTAAGTAGTTGATTCATCACCATTCAATGTCGAAAACTGAAATTAATCACATATTTGGAAAGTTCATGACCTAAGTTATCTATTGGTaccacttctacgagaaaatatcacaatttgaaatgttaagtattgaattttaaaaataaaatatataataataaacggaTGAACTAAATCGTAGGGCACAAAGTAAggaagctaaattaaaattgaatcgagTTTGAACTAAATTCAACGAGTAGATATGGAGATAAAAATTATGTTAGTTcaaattgaaattgatttgaaggtGAGTTATGACCGAACCAAGTTTAATATTTAAccaagtttaattaatttgaattaggatatttttgacaaaacctttcattttttttttctttccctcttctcCCTATGCATGTTACATCCCTGCCGTATCATATGCAACCCCTTCACCcattcctctcttttatttttttcttcatcttcttcctcatttgcttcttctccttctcttctccaacgTTGGTAAACCTATAATTTTTTCCTCTCCTTTTTCTGAAGCACAAGAGCTTTTTTCTTCTCATTTCTCTTCTCCAgcaagcaagaaatacaacatcAGTTGCTGTCCTCTTCTAGCAACAAGATCAAGTAGCCATCAAACCCCATATCTTTTTCCTCTTTTGGTATCTTTTAGGATTTTATTGGCACAACAAAATAATCATGTTTTGTCTTACCTTGCTTTCTTTGTGTTATTACTGAGCTCATCGAAACTAGTCAAGATTGCTAATGAAGAAAGTAATGTTCTCCATTTTTTACTTCTTTCTCTCTATtttatcttctctatttttctcaaaagcAATGATCTTCTAAGAGTTTTAAGTTATTCCTTTCTCAtttcatgaatttttgaaaattgcccCTCCTAATCGAAAATCCTGGCCATGCCTTGTATAGGGAACGAATAATTtggataatttatttatatactaTACGAATAAAAAAGACAATGTACAAATGGAGTTTAAAATGGTGAGCACCCATTTATCAAAGTAAGAAAGATTTTCATAGAGAAATTTAATTCATTGTTTCAATATTGAACTTTGAGAAGGAAGGTGCATTAGCTGTTTTGAAGAATCAATTTAATTttacaaatgaaaaatcaacactGTGATGCAGGAGTTCaattgaaattttatttaatcaaGACATGACCTTACACAGCTCAAATGGTAAGTGAAATCAATGTATTGATCTGAACTTGTTGTATTGGTCATGTAATACCAATACCTAGGATGAATGCTTGATGTTAAATATTTACTATCAGTATTGAATTCACTTTGTTTGTCATTATAAGTAAGTAAATTCACCTGTCtatttctgaattttttttcttctttttttcttactTTCTCGGATTTGAAAGATAGAGTTGCCACCAAATGAAGTTGCTTGTTATTATTCTTTGAAATGAAAAtttggtcatggaaaaattagGATGCATAATTGAAGGCAGTTTTCTACAATTCTTTCAAGCAAATACATATTAATATTtcttattgctttattttcaagAAATGCATATCAGAATTGAAGGATAGGGTTGCCAATGGAGGTGATCCCTCAAAGCTTCATGAATCCCCTATTGAAGAAGTTGCTCCAGAAATCGAACAAGGTATGACATAATTGTGATAATTGCATGAAGTTGAAGGGATATTTTAATACCTCTGCAAATTTTGGCATGTTAGTTCATTGTTATGAACTGGGTTTATCTGAAATAACACCTCGCTTAAGCGATAAGAATGTCAACTATCAGAAGCTTTATGTATGCATCTTCCAGTAGCCCTCTCCTAAGTAAGTTTTACCGCTGTAGATGATCCAACTGCTGAAGAACCAGTTGCAGATGCAGTAGATCCACCATTCGATTCCAATGAAGCAGACCACATGCAGGAGGATGAAATTTTCAATGAGATTTATCACAAAGCTACTGAAGTAAGTCATTGTATTTTCTCTTCCTGCAATAAAGTCATCTAGTCATTCATTTATCTGCATTAAGGTGCTGTAGTATGTTTGAAGTTAGCCACTAGATATGACATCTGCATCACTGTTTTATCTTGTAGTTCTTAACCCATCACCAACCACAACAAAAAAAGTCAGATTAAGCAATGCAGAACCCTACTTTTCTATTTTTATAAAAGAAGTCGGATTAAGCAATGCAGTTCATCATGTCTGATCCAAAAACAGGATCCATTTTGCATGTCAATTTCATCCTTCATCCAGCATTTGTACTGCTAGTTGTGAATTACTTGCTGCTAGTAGTGATATGTTTTTGATCTCAAGCTCGCATGATAAATCACAAATGTTCATGATACCATGAATGTTTTCCGATTTAGGTGAATGTGCTGGGGAGTAGATCTATCTTCCAAGCAATTAGTACAAATTTTGGATGTATGAATACAAAAAGTTTCTGGGAATTGGTTTACTTCCATGATATTTTAAATTTGTCCAAGTGTCTAGTTTAGTAATCTACTAAAAGTACACCTTAATGCAGGAGGCTCATCATCCTTCAGCAATCCTGGTTGCTActcgaacacatgaatcaacacCAGAAGAACACGTTTCAGGCATTGGTGCTGCTGTTCCTAGCAAAGTTCAGATTTCAGAAGAACAAAGGGCAAGGATGGAAGCCAACCGCCTGAAAGCACTAGAAAGGGCTGCAGCTCGTGCTCGTTCAGAGTCACAAATCGATGCTTCACATGGAGAGCAGTGAGCAGAATTAGGGTTTCATCTGTGTGTAGCAGTGGAGATGGGAGGATGGCACATATGCCTTCATTGTCTAAAAACCAAAAAAGATGCATAATTCAACTAAATCAAAACAAGATACAGTAGACGTGCATTTAAATCGTATACAACAACAATATTGAAGGTGCATGTCTTTGTTGCAAAGGCTCTACTTCTATACCATTCTACCTTCtcttttctctccctttcttttgtcttaaagaaaaaaaaaatcatgttttgctgaagaaaaaggaagaaaccCTAAGCCTGGCGTTTGGTTTGTGATGTATGTAAATCTGTAAATGTATGAAAGTGTCGTTaagtaataaaaaattaaattactaGGATTGTGAATCAAGTACTCGTTAGAAATGGTAAAATAGGTTATTTAGATAATTTTAGGTTTTTGAAATTAAGAACAAACTAGGaagaatgagagagagagagagagagagagttgaaaGAGTTGAGAGAGATTTAAGAGAAAGGCAGAGAAGAGAGATGAGTCACGGAAGTGATTATATAACTTTAGTTTACTCAAATGATCGTAAATACTTAATATATATTCGATTGTTCATCCTCAATGGATATTTATATAGATAAATCATCTTATGATATCCGATATGAATTTTTAGTATTACGACGACGTACTAATCTTAATTATTGTCTATTTTCGAAAAGATCATAACTAGTGATCAAAACCTAAGGGGATCTTGCCACAAGATCTTTCGACCTTTAATTAACCACTTTTCCTACCGCGTGATAACGAATTATGTTTGATCCATTAAGCTTCATGATGACCTAGGATTTCTCGCGGCATATTGGGTTGTACTTTCGTATCCAACTCTCCACATCTTCATTTTCTATGGGTTGGAGGATCGAGTTCTCCTTTTGATTCATTCCCAAATCTTCATGGGATACGAATCTCGTACTTTTGACATCAAGATCACATTAATACGATAGATCTGGACCATAAACACACATTTCATTGAATAAGAAACATGAAAACTTAATAGATTAAATAAAAAGATGTTCACATATCAAAAGGGCTACTCCCTAAATCCTAGAATCAAGAAAACTAATCCATCACAAGGAAATTATAAACCAAATACACTAAAAGAAgcattcctataatccaaaacAGAGAATAGAGATAAGAAAAGCTTAGGGAGAAGATTTCCGGTGTCTTTGAAGTGGTTCCTTGTGACGGAGGTGGACGAGTCGTTAGAGTGGATGAAGGTGattgctctagggtttcccctagAAGGATAAACCCTCCCCCAAGGAGAAGGATAAGTCCTCTGGTCTAAGATCCCCTAAACAAGGGTTTGCTTtatccttttatacctcctcccaAGCTGTGTGATCTGCACTTTACATAACACTACCAAAATGGGTTTTTCGACCCTCAGATTCAGTTTGCTCAGGTTAGTCCCTGAATCAAAATTGTAGATattgaaattatctacatttcCATAGGTGGTTCAACTTGTAACTCATTGAGATAAAAGTTATAACCATTTTACTTTTTATCCACAGTGTAGGCCGAACCGAACACGATCGTGCCCAGCAACACGAGCACCCATGTTTAGCTTTGGAAATGACTATTTTGGACATGCCCGTGCCTAGTAACATGAGTGGTTGTGGTGAGCTCTattgggggagggggggggggggggggggttttggCATTgtttttctctcaatttcttcCATACAAAGGCCCGAACATGTTCCTtgatttaaactttattttagtaGTCTTTTGAACCCCTTTTTCTTCCTAAACACTTTGTATGTTGGCTCAATGATAAGACTCAATGATGAGGCATAGTTGGCCCGTGTTGAATCTTTTTCCGCTCCATTCTTCCTCTTTCTTGGTCGTAAGAGCACGCCTGTGTCATAGGACACAACTAGAGCATGATCCTTGCTTCAACTCCACGTTCAATGCTCCATTTTAGCTCTAGATCGATTACGTCCTATTAATGAAAACAAAAAAGAGCAGTTCTCCAGACTAGAAGTAACAAAATGAAGCACACAGAGATGAAAACATGGAATATATGTATATAAAATGGGACAAGATGTGCGTCAAATTAAGATAAAAATCCTATATGAAATACGCTTATCAAAATTCCTCAGGCTTAAACCTTTATTTGTCCTCAAGCAAATATCAATATCAAGCATACATGTGAATTCATATCTCCCAAAATTCAATAAGTTTGTCTAATCCTATAAAGTAGTATCATTTTTAAGTGAAAGTATTCAATTAGTTTCACCAAGCCTAACGAGCTAGTTTAAGTGCACAGTGCATAGTTTGTTCATAAAGTATCAATTTCCTCCTCAAGTCAAGTTGTCATTCTATTTTGTTCCCAAGGTTTCCAGCGTGAGACACTTACCTTCCATATGCGATATTCGCCCCCTCTTCCCAACACGAAGTTTCAAAAGTATGCTCGGTATTGAGAGAAATAGATAAATATTTCCCCACTAACCTAACTCGATCTTAAAGGCACATATCATCCTTCCCACccatgacaaatattttcatttcacttaatttttttattatatctcaaatattttattttcttttcttcacttTTCCTCTCACTTGGAATTTTGATTTTCCAAATGGGCTATCACAAACCAAACATGATCCAATAACTAAAATATTGAGAAAGGATCACTTATGGTCACTATGGTACTAGTCTAGCAAATTGAAGTATGACTATGTTGTACTAAATTAATATTTCAAAAACAAATCAAAAGTGAA contains:
- the LOC122029901 gene encoding chromosome segregation in meiosis protein 3-like, which translates into the protein MEKKSSGGGAKAAPTGCFKCGGTGHWSRDCPSSSSNHDGPSPNLVATQPLSKASAVTKSSMKKAPRTRPKLTPQILLSEDGLGYVLRHFPRAFKYRGRGHEAADLGNLIGLYSQWHSQLIPYYSFDQFVRKVEQVGATKRVTKCISELKDRVANGGDPSKLHESPIEEVAPEIEQDDPTAEEPVADAVDPPFDSNEADHMQEDEIFNEIYHKATEEAHHPSAILVATRTHESTPEEHVSGIGAAVPSKVQISEEQRARMEANRLKALERAAARARSESQIDASHGEQ